In the genome of Denticeps clupeoides chromosome 13, fDenClu1.1, whole genome shotgun sequence, one region contains:
- the LOC114801673 gene encoding collagenase 3-like: MEVTWFILLMTAALLHAKPLDNQLLAERYLRRYYNLPIGLHGADNFRSKIREMQSFFRLEVTGNLDTDTLEVMQKARCGVPDVAEYNVFPRTLKWDKTDVTFRIVNFTPDLPKSAVEQAIRRALKAWSDVTPLKFKRIHEGTADIMISFGSREHGDFNPFDGPGQLLAHAYPPGPGIGGDTHFDEEETWTDNAHEYNLYRVAAHEFGHALGLSHSNDEGALMFPIYTYAEGFPLSEDDVKGIQFLYGPNPDGRKVKPKPPAPNKCDPKLEIDAVTDLRGETLVFKDTFFWRLHPNFGEPQLSLIKSVWPSLPKKVDSAFENPHRDRVYIFSGIRMWALNAYDLEEGYPKYIHKLGLPKSVRKVDAAVYIPDTRKTLLFTDEEYWSYDDEAEKMDAGFPKSIEEDFPGIGEEVDAVTYKNGYLYFFHENTQFEYSLFSRKVVRIMRTTAILNC, from the exons ATGGAGGTCACCTGGTTCATCCTCCTGATGACTGCAGCGCTGTTGCATGCAAAGCCTCTGGACAACCAGCTATTAGCTGAG cGGTATCTTCGTAGATACTACAACCTCCCCATAGGGCTTCATGGGGCAGACAACTTCAGGAGCAAGATCCGGGAAATGCAGAGCTTCTTCAGACTGGAGGTGACCGGAAACCTGGATACGGACACCCTGGAGGTCATGCAAAAGGCCAGATGTGGGGTGCCAGACGTGGCCGAATATAACGTCTTCCCGAGGACCCTCAAGTGGGACAAGACTGATGTGACATTCAG AATTGTGAACTTCACTCCTGATCTGCCGAAGTCTGCGGTGGAGCAGGCCATTCGCAGAGCCCTGAAGGCCTGGAGTGACGTGACGCCGCTGAAGTTTAAGAGGATTCACGAGGGGACTGCGGACATCATGATATCGTTTGGCTCCAGAG AACATGGGGACTTCAACCCTTTCGATGGACCAGGTCAGCTGCTTGCTCATGCCTACCCTCCAGGACCTGGGATTGGCGGGGACACCCACTTCGACGAGGAGGAGACCTGGACAGATAATGCACATG AGTACAACCTTTATCGTGTCGCCGCCCATGAGTTCGGCCACGCCCTCGGCTTGTCTCACTCCAACGACGAGGGGGCCCTGATGTTCCCCATTTACACCTACGCCGAGGGATTCCCACTGTCTGAGGATGACGTTAAAGGCATCCAGTTTCTCTACG GTCCCAACCCCGATGGCCGCAAGGTGAAGCCCAAGCCGCCAGCACCGAACAAATGCGACCCTAAGCTGGAAATAGACGCGGTGACAGACCTCAGAGGGGAAACCTTGGTCTTCAAAGACAC GTTCTTCTGGCGTCTGCACCCAAACTTTGGCGAGCCCCAGCTGTCACTCATTAAGTCCGTCTGGCCGTCTCTCCCGAAGAAAGTGGACTCTGCCTTTGAGAACCCTCACAGGGACCGGGTCTACATCTTCAGCG GCATCAGGATGTGGGCCCTCAACGCGTACGACCTGGAGGAGGGCTACCCAAAATACATTCACAAGCTCGGACTCCCCAAGAGCGTGAGGAAGGTAGATGCCGCTGTTTACATCCCCGACACAAGGAAGACCCTCCTCTTCACCGATGAAGAGTACTGGAG TTACGACGACGAAGCCGAGAAAATGGATGCTGGCTTCCCAAAATCCATCGAGGAAGACTTCCCTGGAATCGGGGAGGAAGTGGACGCTGTCACTTACAAAAACG GGTATTTATACTTCTtccatgaaaacacacagtttGAGTACAGCCTGTTCTCGCGGAAAGTGGTCCGCATCATGAGGACCACTGCGATCCTCAACTGCTAG